One Agrobacterium vaccinii DNA window includes the following coding sequences:
- a CDS encoding HPP family protein, with product MLNPLRRVVPETMPVSYKERLRSATGALLGILVTGLIGHWAVGDNAALPALIAPMGASAVLLFAVPSSPLAQPWSILCGNIVSAFVGVTVAMLVADPFLAAALAISIAIAAMMTLRCLHPPSGAVALTAVLGGSAIQGLGYGFVLWPVAGNSVALLALAVIFNNISGRRYPHVVRSVPASHGTKDPSPIQRIGFSRDDLDDVLREYDQVIDIDRDDLETILRRTELRSYRRRTTHLDCASIMSRDVVGVAPDDSLKTAHDLMRDHHFKALPVTNDTAEVVGIVTQTDFLEKASWTSGRPVIGLLQRIRLIFSGRSAPNGTVKDIMTSPVKTVSPETPIEDAIIMLAEQGLHYLPVVDSNKKLAGIISQSDVMVGMLADKAGK from the coding sequence ATGCTAAATCCGTTACGCCGCGTTGTGCCGGAGACAATGCCGGTCAGTTATAAGGAGCGTCTTCGCTCCGCGACCGGGGCACTACTCGGAATTCTTGTAACAGGCCTTATCGGGCACTGGGCAGTTGGCGACAATGCCGCGTTGCCAGCCCTTATTGCGCCCATGGGCGCCTCCGCCGTGCTGTTGTTCGCCGTTCCCTCAAGCCCGCTTGCGCAGCCTTGGTCCATTCTCTGCGGCAATATTGTTTCCGCTTTTGTGGGCGTAACCGTCGCGATGTTGGTCGCAGACCCCTTCTTGGCGGCAGCACTGGCGATCAGCATCGCCATTGCTGCAATGATGACGCTGCGTTGCCTCCATCCGCCCAGCGGCGCTGTTGCACTGACTGCGGTATTGGGTGGATCAGCCATTCAAGGATTGGGTTACGGCTTCGTGCTGTGGCCAGTGGCTGGAAACTCCGTAGCGCTTCTCGCCCTCGCTGTGATCTTCAACAACATCTCAGGCCGTCGTTACCCTCACGTCGTCCGCTCCGTCCCCGCCAGCCATGGCACGAAAGACCCCTCACCTATCCAGCGTATCGGCTTTTCCAGAGATGATCTTGATGATGTCTTGAGGGAGTATGATCAGGTCATCGACATCGATCGCGACGATCTCGAAACGATTTTGCGCCGTACCGAACTGCGCTCCTACAGACGCCGCACGACCCATCTGGATTGCGCGAGCATCATGTCACGCGACGTCGTTGGTGTGGCGCCGGACGACTCTCTGAAAACCGCGCACGACCTGATGCGCGACCACCATTTCAAGGCTCTACCGGTGACCAACGACACAGCCGAGGTGGTCGGCATTGTGACGCAGACGGATTTTCTGGAAAAGGCAAGCTGGACGAGTGGCCGCCCGGTGATCGGGCTTCTTCAGCGCATCCGGCTGATCTTTTCAGGACGCAGCGCGCCGAATGGCACCGTCAAAGACATCATGACATCGCCGGTCAAAACCGTCTCACCGGAGACGCCGATAGAGGACGCCATCATTATGCTGGCGGAACAGGGCCTGCATTATCTGCCTGTCGTAGACAGCAACAAAAAACTTGCTGGCATCATTTCCCAATCGGACGTGATGGTGGGAATGTTGGCGGACAAGGCTGGCAAATAA
- a CDS encoding MarC family protein, which yields MATTELLINALTTMLVTLDPPGLAPVFLALTVGMTRAQRGQVALRGSIIAFAILAMFALFGSSILELLGISLGAFRISGGLLLFWISFEMIFEKRQERKEKTSEMAITLDHIQNIAVFPLALPLIAGPGAISATVLISGSMQTTFDKIIFILILAFSMLLVFLALLAADRLDRFLGNTGRAILTRLLGVLLAALSVQFVVDGVKSVIAS from the coding sequence ATGGCAACCACCGAACTTCTCATCAACGCGCTGACAACGATGCTGGTGACACTCGACCCACCCGGCCTTGCGCCTGTGTTTCTGGCGCTGACGGTTGGCATGACGCGGGCCCAGCGCGGCCAGGTGGCGCTGAGAGGCTCGATCATCGCCTTTGCCATTCTCGCCATGTTTGCTCTGTTCGGTTCGTCCATTCTGGAACTCCTCGGTATATCTCTGGGTGCCTTCCGCATCTCCGGCGGCCTTCTGCTCTTCTGGATTTCCTTTGAAATGATTTTCGAAAAGCGGCAGGAGCGTAAGGAAAAGACGTCGGAAATGGCGATCACGTTGGATCACATCCAGAATATCGCCGTCTTTCCTTTGGCGCTCCCGTTGATCGCCGGTCCCGGTGCGATCTCCGCAACCGTGCTGATCTCAGGCTCGATGCAGACGACGTTCGACAAGATCATCTTTATTCTCATCCTCGCCTTCAGCATGCTGCTGGTGTTTCTCGCGCTGCTCGCTGCCGACCGTCTGGACCGCTTTCTCGGCAACACCGGCCGCGCCATCCTAACCCGCTTGCTGGGCGTACTTTTGGCAGCGCTTTCGGTGCAGTTCGTGGTGGACGGCGTGAAATCTGTTATTGCGTCGTAA
- the gyrA gene encoding DNA gyrase subunit A encodes MTDQSPPGGGKLPPGIEPISIMEEMQRSYLDYAMSVIVSRALPDVRDGLKPVHRRILYGMNELGLDWNKKYVKSARVTGDVMGKYHPHGDSAIYDALARMAQDWSLRMPLIDGQGNFGSIDGDPPAAQRYTECRLEKVAHALLDDLDKETVDFRDNYDGTMTEPVVVPAKFPNLLVNGAGGIAVGMATNIPPHNLTEVINGSIALIDNPEIELPELMEIIPGPDFPTGAFILGRSGIRSAYETGRGSVIMRGRATIEPMRGDREQIIITEVPFQVNKSSMIEKMAELVKDKRVEGISDLRDESDRQGYRVVVELKRDANAEVILNQLYRYTPLQTSFGCNMVALNGGKPEQMTLLDMLRAFVSFREEVVSRRTKYLLRKARDRAHVLVGLAIAVANIDEVIRVIRQAPDPATAREQLMTRRWPASDVESLIMLIDDPRHRINEDKTYNLSEEQARAILELRLARLTALGRDEIGDELNKIGAEISEYLDILSSRIRIQQIVKDELAAVRDEFGTPRRSQIVEGGPDMDDEDLIAREDMVVTVSHLGYIKRVPLTTYKAQRRGGKGRSGMATRDADFVNRLFVANTHTPVLFFSSRGIVYKEKVWRLPIGTPQSKGKALINMLPLAAGERITTIMPLPEDETTWETLDVMFSTTRGTVRRNKLSDFVQVNRNGKIAMKLDEEGDEILSVETCTERDDVLLTTALGQCIRFSVDDVRVFAGRNSVGVRGINMGEGDRIISMTIVGSSDAQPWERAAYLKRSAAERRAAGVDEEDIALVGEEVLEEGDLGEERYQVLKAREQFVLTVSQKGFGKRSSSYDFRTSGRGGKGIRATDTSKTTEIGELVAAFPVEDGDQIMLVSDGGQLIRVPVNGIRIASRATKGVTIFSTAKDEKVVSVERINEPEGDDEVEAIEGEVVVEGGTADDAAAPDGDAQE; translated from the coding sequence TTGACTGACCAGAGCCCCCCAGGCGGCGGAAAGCTTCCGCCAGGCATTGAGCCGATTTCCATCATGGAGGAAATGCAGCGGTCGTATCTCGATTACGCCATGAGCGTTATCGTCAGCCGTGCGCTTCCAGACGTCCGTGACGGACTGAAACCCGTTCATCGCCGTATTCTTTATGGGATGAATGAACTCGGCCTCGACTGGAACAAGAAATACGTCAAGTCCGCCCGCGTAACCGGTGACGTGATGGGTAAATACCATCCGCACGGGGACTCGGCGATTTACGACGCGTTGGCACGTATGGCCCAGGACTGGTCGCTGCGCATGCCGCTGATCGATGGCCAGGGCAATTTCGGCTCCATTGACGGCGATCCGCCAGCTGCCCAGCGTTATACCGAGTGCCGCCTCGAGAAGGTGGCGCACGCGCTGCTGGATGATCTCGACAAGGAAACGGTCGATTTCCGCGACAACTACGATGGCACCATGACGGAGCCGGTCGTGGTTCCCGCCAAGTTCCCCAACCTTCTCGTCAATGGCGCAGGCGGCATCGCCGTCGGCATGGCGACCAACATTCCTCCGCACAATCTGACCGAAGTCATCAACGGCTCCATCGCGCTGATCGACAACCCGGAGATCGAGTTGCCGGAACTGATGGAAATCATTCCCGGCCCGGATTTCCCGACAGGCGCCTTCATTCTCGGACGCTCGGGCATTCGTTCGGCTTACGAAACAGGCCGTGGTTCCGTCATCATGCGCGGCCGTGCGACGATCGAGCCGATGCGTGGCGACCGCGAACAGATCATCATCACCGAAGTTCCCTTCCAGGTGAACAAGTCGTCGATGATCGAAAAGATGGCCGAACTGGTCAAGGACAAACGCGTCGAAGGCATTTCCGACCTTCGCGACGAGTCCGACCGCCAGGGTTACCGCGTGGTGGTCGAGCTGAAGCGTGATGCCAATGCCGAAGTCATTTTGAACCAGCTTTACCGTTACACGCCATTGCAGACGTCTTTCGGTTGCAACATGGTGGCGCTGAACGGCGGCAAGCCGGAGCAGATGACGCTGCTGGACATGCTGCGCGCTTTCGTTTCCTTCCGCGAAGAAGTCGTCAGCCGTCGTACCAAGTACCTGCTGCGCAAGGCGCGTGACCGCGCGCATGTGTTGGTGGGTCTGGCGATTGCAGTCGCCAATATCGACGAGGTCATTCGAGTCATCCGTCAGGCACCTGACCCGGCAACCGCGCGTGAGCAGTTGATGACACGCCGCTGGCCTGCCTCGGATGTCGAAAGCCTGATCATGTTGATCGACGATCCGCGCCACCGCATCAACGAGGACAAGACCTATAATCTGTCCGAAGAGCAGGCGCGCGCCATTCTCGAATTGCGCTTGGCACGTTTGACGGCTCTCGGTCGCGATGAAATCGGTGACGAGCTGAACAAGATCGGCGCCGAGATCAGTGAATATCTCGATATTCTGTCGTCCCGCATTCGCATTCAGCAAATCGTCAAGGATGAGCTGGCAGCGGTGCGTGATGAGTTCGGCACGCCGCGTCGAAGCCAGATCGTCGAAGGCGGCCCTGATATGGACGATGAAGACCTCATCGCCCGCGAAGACATGGTCGTGACCGTATCGCACCTCGGCTACATCAAGCGCGTGCCGTTGACGACCTACAAGGCGCAGCGTCGTGGCGGTAAGGGTCGCTCCGGCATGGCAACGCGCGATGCGGACTTCGTGAACCGGCTGTTCGTGGCAAACACCCATACGCCCGTTCTGTTCTTCTCCTCGCGCGGTATCGTCTATAAGGAAAAGGTCTGGCGTCTGCCTATCGGCACCCCGCAGTCCAAGGGCAAGGCACTGATCAACATGTTGCCATTGGCGGCTGGCGAGCGCATCACCACCATCATGCCATTGCCGGAAGACGAGACGACGTGGGAAACGCTGGACGTGATGTTCTCGACCACGCGTGGAACGGTTCGCCGTAACAAGCTCTCCGACTTCGTTCAGGTCAACCGCAACGGCAAGATCGCGATGAAGCTGGACGAAGAGGGCGACGAAATCCTCTCCGTCGAAACCTGCACCGAACGTGACGACGTGCTCCTCACCACGGCGTTGGGCCAGTGCATTCGCTTCTCCGTGGATGACGTTCGCGTCTTTGCAGGCCGTAACTCGGTCGGCGTTCGCGGTATCAACATGGGCGAGGGCGATCGCATCATCTCCATGACCATCGTCGGCAGCAGCGACGCGCAGCCATGGGAGCGTGCGGCCTATCTGAAACGTTCTGCCGCCGAGCGTCGTGCAGCAGGTGTGGATGAGGAAGATATCGCGCTGGTCGGCGAAGAGGTTCTCGAAGAGGGTGATCTTGGCGAAGAGCGCTATCAGGTACTGAAGGCACGCGAACAATTCGTGCTGACTGTCTCCCAGAAGGGCTTCGGTAAGCGCTCCTCTTCGTATGACTTCCGTACATCCGGTCGTGGCGGCAAGGGTATCCGTGCTACCGATACGTCCAAGACGACGGAAATCGGTGAGCTGGTTGCGGCCTTCCCGGTCGAAGACGGCGACCAGATCATGCTCGTCTCCGATGGTGGCCAGCTGATCCGTGTGCCTGTCAATGGCATCCGCATCGCGAGCCGCGCCACAAAGGGCGTCACGATCTTCTCCACAGCCAAGGATGAGAAGGTTGTCTCTGTCGAGCGCATCAACGAGCCGGAGGGCGACGACGAGGTCGAAGCCATCGAAGGTGAAGTGGTCGTTGAAGGCGGGACTGCTGATGACGCAGCCGCTCCAGACGGCGACGCTCAGGAATGA
- a CDS encoding D-alanyl-D-alanine carboxypeptidase produces the protein MFAVAMATATTATTQIAKADPKYAGIVLDARTGKVLYSEDPDGLRYPASLTKMMTLYLTFEALNSGRITLDSKVPISANAAKEPPSKLGVRAGGSVTVEQAILALVTRSANDVATALGEYLGGSEERWGRLMTAKARALGMTRTTYRNAHGLPNTAQMTTARDQARLSVALRQHFPQYYGYFNTRTFTFGKQVIGNHNRLVGTVRGVDGIKTGYTRAAGSNLATSAQLDGRSIVAVVLGGRSSAARDATMRKLVAEYLPQASRGGNSNLIAATPSALLEEPMAVAASTQPSGLPHAGPVPQARYADETPVTAFAPAQANAAVAAMDVVTRAKTPARPVPPVDMKPDRSLVTNSTKVDNIVTASTVPAPVTSGSAGWVIQIGASPDEGSARNLLQAAQDKGGSLLRTAKPFTVAFSKDGSQMYRARFGGFGGQNEAVNACNLLKKKGISCWASLQ, from the coding sequence ATGTTTGCGGTCGCTATGGCGACGGCAACCACCGCCACAACGCAGATCGCGAAAGCTGATCCCAAATATGCGGGCATCGTTCTGGATGCCAGAACCGGCAAGGTTCTGTATAGTGAGGACCCTGATGGTTTGCGCTATCCTGCATCGCTGACCAAAATGATGACCCTGTATCTGACGTTCGAAGCGTTGAACTCAGGCCGCATCACTCTCGACTCGAAAGTTCCGATTTCTGCCAACGCTGCGAAAGAGCCTCCATCGAAATTGGGCGTTCGCGCAGGCGGCTCGGTTACGGTCGAGCAGGCCATTCTTGCTCTGGTCACCCGCTCGGCCAACGACGTTGCGACGGCACTCGGCGAATATCTCGGCGGCTCGGAAGAACGTTGGGGACGGCTCATGACGGCGAAGGCACGTGCACTGGGCATGACCCGCACGACCTATCGCAATGCTCACGGCCTGCCCAATACGGCGCAGATGACGACGGCGCGCGATCAGGCTCGTCTTTCCGTTGCGCTGCGTCAGCACTTCCCGCAGTATTACGGCTACTTCAACACCCGCACCTTTACCTTCGGCAAGCAGGTCATCGGCAATCATAACCGCCTCGTTGGCACCGTTCGCGGCGTCGATGGTATCAAGACTGGTTATACGCGCGCTGCCGGTAGCAACCTTGCAACATCAGCACAGCTGGACGGTCGTTCCATCGTTGCTGTTGTCCTAGGCGGTCGTTCCAGCGCTGCTCGCGATGCGACGATGCGTAAGCTTGTTGCGGAATATCTTCCACAGGCATCTCGTGGTGGTAACAGCAACCTGATCGCAGCTACTCCATCTGCTCTGCTCGAAGAGCCAATGGCCGTTGCTGCGTCCACACAACCTTCCGGTCTGCCGCATGCCGGGCCCGTTCCGCAGGCACGCTATGCAGACGAGACACCGGTTACGGCTTTTGCACCGGCTCAAGCCAATGCTGCTGTCGCTGCCATGGATGTCGTGACACGCGCAAAGACCCCTGCCCGTCCCGTTCCTCCTGTCGACATGAAGCCGGATCGTTCGCTTGTGACGAACTCCACCAAGGTCGACAACATCGTGACGGCATCTACAGTTCCTGCGCCTGTAACATCAGGCAGCGCTGGCTGGGTCATTCAGATCGGCGCATCGCCGGATGAAGGCTCTGCACGCAACCTGCTTCAGGCAGCACAGGACAAGGGTGGCAGTCTACTTCGCACTGCCAAGCCATTCACGGTCGCCTTTAGCAAGGACGGCTCCCAGATGTACCGTGCACGTTTCGGCGGCTTCGGCGGCCAGAACGAAGCGGTCAACGCATGCAACCTCTTGAAGAAGAAGGGCATCAGCTGCTGGGCTTCTCTCCAGTAA
- a CDS encoding zinc-binding dehydrogenase: protein MRSATHDVFGEPQDVLALKDAPVPKPGEGQLRIRTLLSPIHNHDLWTVRGNYGYKPPLPGAIGGSEAVGIVEELGEGADASLLGRRVAVAGVHGSWAEYFLAPAAGVVPVPDTISDEAAAQLIAMPFSAITLLEFLGVKEGDWMIQNTANGAVGKAVAMLAQARNIHVVNLVRRDDGIKELSDLGIINGVSTATPDWKDEVRSMTGDHPIRAGVDSIGGTASNDIAELLGDDGLLVSFGSMTGAPMQISSGPVIFKQLTIKGFWGSKVIGSMPTDVRHRLFGELIRLVEDGTIKLPVEGVYDLADIADAVKASLASGKAGKVLLKP from the coding sequence ATGCGCAGCGCAACACACGACGTTTTTGGCGAACCGCAGGACGTGCTTGCTTTGAAGGACGCTCCGGTCCCAAAACCTGGTGAAGGGCAGTTGCGCATACGCACGCTTCTTTCCCCCATCCATAATCACGACCTTTGGACGGTGCGTGGCAACTATGGATACAAGCCACCGTTACCCGGCGCGATCGGTGGCAGCGAAGCGGTTGGTATCGTTGAAGAACTGGGCGAGGGCGCTGATGCTTCTCTGTTGGGTCGACGGGTCGCGGTAGCGGGTGTGCACGGGTCCTGGGCCGAGTATTTTCTCGCACCTGCGGCTGGCGTCGTTCCCGTGCCCGATACGATATCCGACGAAGCGGCCGCGCAGTTGATCGCCATGCCCTTCAGTGCCATCACATTGCTGGAGTTTCTGGGCGTCAAGGAAGGTGACTGGATGATCCAAAACACCGCCAACGGCGCCGTTGGCAAGGCCGTCGCCATGCTTGCGCAGGCCCGCAACATTCACGTCGTCAATCTCGTGCGTCGTGATGACGGCATCAAGGAGCTCTCCGACCTCGGCATCATCAACGGTGTGTCGACGGCAACGCCGGATTGGAAGGATGAGGTGCGCTCAATGACCGGGGATCATCCAATCCGCGCCGGTGTCGATTCTATTGGTGGCACTGCCAGCAACGATATTGCCGAATTGCTGGGTGATGACGGTCTGCTCGTTTCCTTTGGATCGATGACCGGTGCGCCCATGCAAATTTCGTCCGGCCCTGTCATTTTCAAACAACTGACCATCAAGGGTTTTTGGGGCAGCAAGGTCATTGGCTCCATGCCGACGGATGTCCGGCACCGCCTCTTCGGTGAACTCATCAGGCTGGTGGAAGATGGCACGATCAAACTACCCGTAGAGGGCGTCTACGATCTGGCTGACATCGCCGATGCAGTGAAGGCGTCACTCGCGTCAGGAAAGGCGGGGAAAGTTCTGTTGAAGCCGTAG
- a CDS encoding DUF1304 domain-containing protein translates to MIANILIVLIAALHFYILILQMAFWTKPAGRKAFRLSPEFAESSKVLAANQGLYNGFLAAGLIFSLAHGIADRSIAIFFLVCIFVAGIFGGVTAHRKIMMIQSAPALIALVAVLAGV, encoded by the coding sequence TTGATCGCCAATATTCTCATCGTGCTGATCGCAGCACTTCATTTCTATATTCTGATCTTGCAGATGGCCTTTTGGACAAAACCGGCGGGTCGAAAAGCCTTCAGGCTCTCGCCGGAATTTGCAGAAAGCAGCAAGGTGCTTGCCGCCAATCAGGGTCTTTACAACGGTTTCCTCGCGGCTGGTCTGATCTTCAGCTTAGCACACGGCATCGCCGACAGAAGCATCGCTATCTTCTTTCTGGTCTGCATCTTCGTCGCTGGCATCTTCGGTGGCGTGACGGCGCATCGAAAAATCATGATGATCCAGTCAGCACCTGCGCTGATCGCTCTCGTCGCGGTGCTAGCGGGGGTCTGA
- a CDS encoding septal ring lytic transglycosylase RlpA family protein: MKSTVTKVGVSAKWLGIAVLCAATASCSTTSKTETKPKRSKEYFSESEYGVKASPRVADGANIPKGGGRFLVGNAYTVKGRRYFPKEEQNYDKSGLASWYGSAFHGRLTANGEAYDKEHLSAAHPTFPLPSYARVTNLNNGSSVIVRVNDRGPFHEGRLIDVSSKTADLLDMKATGTANVRVQYVGRAPLDGHDMPYLMASYSPKGSRGPGINPEGQIATGVMVASASATNIPIPSSPAYGGSAQMAMVGTKKNQALQAMPLVNGPAPVMSQGSEQFVILPEIGPFLSERPEGNFLRAPTPAGRFASAYSEEAAPVSKAASAFDKVLVNRGQLTEASILSFVKNKQGKAR; encoded by the coding sequence TTGAAATCTACGGTAACGAAAGTCGGTGTGAGCGCGAAGTGGCTCGGCATTGCCGTTCTATGCGCAGCGACAGCATCCTGTTCGACAACGTCGAAGACCGAAACCAAGCCTAAGCGGAGCAAGGAATATTTTTCCGAATCCGAGTATGGCGTCAAGGCCAGCCCGCGTGTTGCCGATGGCGCCAATATTCCAAAGGGCGGCGGGCGTTTCCTCGTCGGTAATGCCTATACCGTCAAGGGTCGCCGCTATTTCCCGAAGGAAGAACAGAATTACGACAAGTCGGGCCTTGCGTCCTGGTACGGCTCCGCATTCCACGGTCGTCTCACGGCCAATGGTGAAGCCTACGACAAGGAACACCTGTCTGCGGCGCACCCGACTTTCCCTTTGCCCAGCTATGCCCGCGTTACCAACCTGAACAACGGCTCCTCCGTCATCGTCCGCGTCAACGATCGCGGCCCGTTCCACGAGGGTCGCTTGATCGACGTGTCCAGCAAGACAGCCGATCTACTGGATATGAAGGCCACCGGCACGGCAAACGTCCGCGTCCAATATGTCGGTCGCGCACCGCTTGATGGCCATGATATGCCGTATCTGATGGCGTCCTATTCGCCGAAGGGTTCGCGTGGTCCGGGCATCAATCCCGAGGGACAGATTGCGACGGGCGTGATGGTCGCATCCGCTTCGGCAACCAATATTCCAATTCCGTCCAGCCCTGCCTATGGCGGCTCTGCGCAGATGGCGATGGTTGGTACGAAGAAAAATCAGGCGCTACAGGCCATGCCACTGGTCAATGGCCCGGCACCTGTCATGAGCCAGGGCTCCGAGCAATTCGTGATTCTCCCTGAGATCGGCCCGTTCCTCAGTGAGCGCCCGGAAGGCAATTTCCTTCGTGCGCCGACGCCAGCAGGCCGTTTCGCTTCAGCCTATTCCGAAGAAGCCGCACCTGTTTCAAAGGCCGCGAGCGCCTTCGACAAGGTTCTCGTCAATCGCGGGCAACTGACCGAAGCGTCCATTCTGAGCTTCGTGAAAAACAAGCAGGGCAAGGCACGCTGA
- a CDS encoding D-alanyl-D-alanine carboxypeptidase family protein, producing the protein MRTLIFRHFRPLLIAAVCIHAGAGIASAQATITVKAQQAYMVDAETGTVLLAIDENKPFPPASLAKLMTVEVVMDALTQGQVSAETAYPVSEYAWRTGGAPSRTSTMFAALKSSVPINDLLTGIIVQNANDGCLIVAEGMAGSDPAFAKRMTERAKTLGMTASAFANSTGLPDQVSSTTAKDMVLLAKHIHDTSGDRYGLFSKPDFEWNRIFQRNKNSLIGNGIDGLGLGYAEGHGFSAVVSAERDGRRIYLTLAGIADDKTRQEEARRVVEWGLTAFEKRSLFQKDETVGNISVYGGSVSAVDLAVHEQVSILVPINNPDRLSGRIVYKWPLNAPLEANFNAATLRIFSGEKLLREVPLYTKAAVDTGTLTQNATGALKELLFFWL; encoded by the coding sequence ATGCGCACACTTATTTTCCGACATTTTCGCCCACTTCTGATTGCTGCGGTCTGTATCCACGCTGGCGCAGGCATTGCCTCGGCCCAAGCAACCATCACGGTCAAGGCGCAGCAGGCCTATATGGTCGATGCCGAGACCGGCACGGTTCTGCTTGCCATAGATGAAAACAAGCCGTTTCCACCCGCATCACTTGCCAAACTGATGACCGTCGAAGTGGTGATGGACGCGTTGACACAGGGGCAGGTGAGTGCCGAGACGGCCTATCCCGTTTCTGAATATGCCTGGCGCACCGGGGGCGCACCATCGCGGACATCCACGATGTTTGCGGCACTGAAATCCTCCGTTCCGATCAATGATCTTCTGACCGGAATTATCGTGCAGAACGCCAATGACGGCTGCCTTATCGTCGCCGAAGGTATGGCGGGGTCCGATCCGGCTTTCGCAAAGCGGATGACCGAGCGGGCAAAGACGCTCGGCATGACAGCCAGCGCCTTTGCAAACTCGACTGGTTTGCCCGACCAAGTCAGCAGCACCACGGCGAAAGACATGGTTTTGCTGGCAAAGCACATTCACGACACGTCGGGGGATCGCTACGGCCTGTTCAGCAAGCCGGATTTTGAGTGGAACCGCATTTTCCAGCGCAACAAGAATTCGCTGATCGGTAACGGAATCGACGGGTTGGGATTGGGTTATGCCGAGGGCCACGGCTTTTCAGCTGTCGTTTCGGCTGAGCGTGATGGACGCCGCATTTATCTCACTCTCGCGGGGATAGCGGATGACAAGACCCGGCAGGAAGAAGCGCGTCGCGTGGTGGAGTGGGGACTGACAGCGTTCGAAAAGCGCAGCCTGTTCCAGAAGGATGAGACCGTTGGCAATATCAGCGTCTACGGCGGCTCTGTTTCGGCTGTCGATCTGGCGGTGCACGAGCAGGTCAGCATTCTCGTGCCGATCAACAATCCCGACCGGCTTTCTGGCCGCATCGTCTATAAATGGCCGCTTAATGCCCCGTTGGAGGCCAATTTCAATGCGGCAACGCTGCGGATTTTCTCCGGCGAAAAACTGCTGCGTGAGGTGCCGCTTTACACCAAGGCCGCTGTAGACACGGGAACGTTGACGCAGAATGCGACAGGCGCACTGAAAGAACTGTTGTTCTTCTGGTTATAG
- the tmk gene encoding dTMP kinase codes for MSENTGLFISFEGGEGAGKSTQITLLAETLRKRGLEVVVTREPGGSPGAEAVRHVLLSGAAEPFGVRMEAMLFAAARNDHVEEVIRPALNKGSVVLCDRFLDSSRVYQGTTGNLEPEFIETLQRIAIDGTMPDLTLIFDIPAASGLARARKRADEGATPDRFEKEELETHEKRREAYLDIALNEPRRCRIVNADQPPEKVTEDVLLLVEPLLANVTEIAE; via the coding sequence TTGTCCGAAAACACTGGATTGTTCATCAGCTTCGAAGGCGGCGAGGGCGCTGGAAAATCCACGCAGATTACCCTTCTTGCCGAGACCTTGCGCAAGCGCGGACTTGAAGTCGTCGTGACCCGCGAGCCGGGCGGTTCTCCGGGTGCGGAAGCCGTGCGTCATGTGCTTCTTTCGGGTGCCGCCGAACCTTTTGGCGTGCGCATGGAGGCCATGCTGTTTGCCGCCGCGCGCAACGACCATGTGGAAGAGGTGATCAGACCAGCACTGAACAAGGGCTCCGTTGTTCTGTGCGACCGCTTTCTGGATTCCTCCCGGGTTTATCAGGGTACGACAGGCAATCTGGAGCCGGAATTCATCGAGACCCTGCAGCGCATTGCAATCGACGGCACGATGCCGGATCTGACGCTTATTTTCGATATCCCTGCCGCCTCCGGTCTTGCACGGGCGCGTAAGCGGGCAGACGAGGGCGCGACGCCTGACAGGTTCGAGAAGGAAGAGCTGGAAACGCACGAGAAGCGGCGCGAGGCCTATCTCGATATCGCCCTGAACGAGCCGCGGCGGTGTCGCATCGTCAACGCAGATCAGCCACCTGAAAAGGTAACCGAAGACGTGTTGTTACTGGTAGAACCGCTGCTGGCGAACGTCACGGAAATTGCGGAATGA